TCCATATCTTCTGTTCATTGATCAACAAACTAAAAATAACTATTACGCTGGTAATATTATCATACAACTCGATTAAACTGATGATCATAATTGTAATTGTATTGCCTGTTTCTTTAGTTATAGTGTAGCCTAGTGAGTGAGAGGACAAGGACAGACTCCTCCATTGGCACACCAGTGCTAACGCTAGCAACACGGCTAACCGCCCCAAAAACCCTCTTACTATCACTGCTGTCTGCTCAGTCTCACCTTCTGAAGTCGTTTCTATCTGTTGCGAATCGACAGGCCGAGCTGATCCACTCCATCACACCGGGGGAAGAGCCCTTTTTAGCGTTTGCCCCACTCATGTTGCTAACGTGCGTCCTGGGGGTAGGAAAAGACAACGGCAACGAGGGCGAAGAGTCAAGGGGGAAGGTTTTAGATGTTACACAACTACGGTGTGCGATAAAGCTCAAACCAAAACGTACGTCCTCCTCGCTCCACTCAGGACGTGCTGTTACATGACCAAAGATGTCTGCGACCAGGTACCGTCGGTTTCTGAAGCTGTGTGAGGAATGGCCCAGAGACGAGACCAAGAAAGGCCGCGACTTGGGGACATTTCTGCGGCAGAGAGTCGCCTCTGCCTTCCGAGAGGGTGAAAATACTCAGGTAATGAATTTTAGCTGGTAGCAACACACGGACTCCTCTCTGCTGTAAATAACCGAGGGAAGCTAAGAGGACAGCTTAGTTAGAAGAGCAAGCAGCTGACAACCTAATCCAAAGCAGATTTCTGCGAACTACAAGCGACCAGTATTGACATGTTTGAGCCACTAATGTCCATCACTCCACCGCTGGTTTCGCAGCTGGGTCAATTTGAAATCATCTGGTGTTTAGAAAATTTTCTACTCAACCGCCTCTGATTTAAAATTTGGACATTTGTAATGATTGCTTTGAAATTTTAGCTTCATATATCAACCAGTGCCAGTTCCTGAATAGTTTACAGTTGCATCTTACAATAATGAAAAACCAAATTAGTAGAATAGTTACTAACATTACATTTCTTAGTCacaaaactgaagaaaatgttttcattcaACTTAAATGCCTCACTTGGTATACAAAAAAAGTATCTGAAATAATAAGGTAAAATTTCACAGCAATCATTATGTGTCTAAACTTTAGATCGTAAAGTATTTAAACAAATCTGAGATATTCAATGGATATATAAACCTGCTGGAACGGCGTCAATGGACCACCTTTCACAAATATATCTTGAAAGGTGTTTGATGTATAAAGCTAAAATTTCACAGCAGTCATTATAAATGGCCAAATTTAAAACCATAAAAAGTTTTTTGGTAAATGAGAGATGGTCGAACAGAAGGTCCACGATGATTTGAGATGGAATGACCCAGTTTGgatgcatcttttttttttaaataaatcttgaaaataaaaataactatcAGTGTTTGCAACCAACTAAACAGCCTTTAATCTGTTTCTAAAACATGAAATTTCTGAGAAGCCAACCATTTGAGCATTGTAAACCATAACATGTAAAAAATATAAGATATTTTGCCAAATAACAGTtggaataggctccagcccaCTACCAACTCTGAACAGGATAAGTAGTAACGAAAAGGAATGGAAAAAGATGGTTTTTGATAATCATAGGTGTTTGATGCCAGCAGAATCTTAGGTGCCAACAAAAAAACTCtagtttataaataaagtttacacTGACTCGCAGCACCATCTTGTGGTACAAATTGGCATTACACTGAAGTTTTACCCTGGCTCTAGTTGAATTTCACCTCCCATCTCTTAAACACAGTACAAGCATTATTTTGCCTTTTGATTCTGTACTGTGTGTGATCTGACCAATAAgaattaga
This genomic interval from Oreochromis niloticus isolate F11D_XX linkage group LG5, O_niloticus_UMD_NMBU, whole genome shotgun sequence contains the following:
- the tomm6 gene encoding mitochondrial import receptor subunit TOM6 homolog → MSGANAKKGSSPGVMEWISSACRFATDRNDFRRNLLVNLGLFAAGVWVARNLSDFDLMSPQPVT